The Candidatus Ancaeobacter aquaticus genomic interval ATGAAATCGTCAGAGAATATGAGACAGGGAAAATTCTTGAGACAGTATATGTGAGAGAAGCTGAGTATAATATTTCAGATACTCTGATAAGTTATAAGAAAATCACAACGGTAGTTGATATGGGTGCCGGGAATTTGATTAGAACCTTGCTTGTGGTGGAAAACGGTGAAAAAGTTTCAGAAGTAACAACATATTTAGATAAGGATGGAAATGAAATTGCTTCATATGTAGGTGGTAGAGAAGAAGCTGCTGCAAAGAAGGTAGAAGAAGAAGCCGCAGCGAAGAAAGCTACAGAGGAAGCGGCATTAGCGAAGAAAGCCGCTGAAGAATCTGTAGCGAAGAAGGCTGCAGAAGAGTCAGCAGCAAAGAAGGCCGCCGAAGAAGCTACTATAAAGAAGGCGGAAGAAGAAGCCGCAAAGAAAGCTGCAGAGGAAGCAACTGCAGCAAAGAAGGCAGCAGAAGAGGTGGTCGCAAAGAAGGCCGCAGAAGAGGTAGCAGCGAAGAAAGCCGCGGAAGAGGCTGTGGGCAAAAAAGCCGCAGAAGAGGTTGCAGCAAAGAAAGCGGCAGAAGAAGCTGCAGCGAAGAAAGCAGCTGAAGAAGCCGCAGTGAAGAAAGCTGCAGAAGAGGTAGCAGCAAAGAAGGCCGCAGAAGAAGCCGCAGCGAAGAAAGCAGCTGAAGAAGCTGCAGCGAAGAAGGCCGCTGAAGAAGCTGCAGCGAAGAAGGCCGCAGAAGAGGTGGCCGCAAAGAAGGCCGCAGAAGAATCTGTAGCGAAGAAGGCCGCAGAAGAGGTGGCAGCAAAGAAGGCCGCCGAAGAAGCTACTATAAAGAAGGCGGAAGAAGAAGCCGCAAAGAAAGCTGCAGAGGAAGCAACTGCAGCAAAGAAGGCAGCAGAAGAGGTGGCCGCAAAGAAGGCCGCGGAAGAGGCAGTGGGCAAAAAAGCCGCAGAAGAGGTTGCAGCAAAGAAGGCAGCCGAAGAAGCCGCGAAGAAAGCAGCTGAAGAATCTGCAGCAAAGAAGACTGCAGAAGATTTGATAGCGAAGAAAGCAGCTGAAGAAGCTGTTGCAAAAAGAAAAGCAGAAGAAGCAGAAACCGCAGCTAAGAAGACCGCTGAAGAAGTAGCTGAAAAAGAAGAAGTGGCAAAGAAGGCCGCAGAAGAAGCAGCTAAAAAAGAAGAAGTGGCAAAGAAGGCCGCAGAAGAAGCAGCTGAAAAAGAAGCTGCAGCAAAGAAGACTGCAGAAGAATCTACAGCAAAAGAGGCAGCCGCAAAGAAATCCGCTGAAGAAGCAGCTGAAAAAGAAGCAGCAAAGAAATCCGCTGAAGAGGTAGCTCGCAAGAAAGAAGCTGAGAAATCTGCAGCTAAGAAAGCTGCAGAAGAAGCAGCGGCAAAGAAAGCAGCTGAAAAAGAGGCTTCGAGTAAGAAAACAGAAGAAAAGGCTGCTCAAGAAGAAACCAAAAAATCGACAGCGACAATATACAAACAAAAGAATATCCATAGCATTACGCCAATAGAAAAGAAAGCAGCCGCAGCGCTCAGGACATTAAGAAGCATTAACAGAGAAAACACGCTTAAAAGAACGCAACAGCTCAATTCAAGTGAAACAGCAGTGATTGCTCGGGAGACACTCCTTCGCGGATTGGAGAAGCTGAAAAAATTAACCAGTCAAATTGAAGATTCTATAGAATACTCTGTGCGTCAAATGAAGGCTATTGATAATGCAATAACAGAATCAAAAAGATTTATTCTGCTTAAACAGCACAACAGGATTGATAACAGGTCTTACGAGAGACCGTTTACTAAAAGCAGGGCGTATAAAATGTGGGAAACAATAAACGGGTATAAATAAGACACACAAAGAAATAGGACAGATCAAAAGTAGTCAATAAAAAGGTCTGTCCTATTTTTATATATAAAAACACCCCTGCCACCTTGACAAAGCGTGTTTTAGCAGGTAGAATGGGGAAAAGAAAGGATGGTATTTCTATATGAAAACTAAAAACATTTTCACTTTATTTATTTGTACACTTATATTGTCTCTATCGGCTACATGTGTATATGCGGCGGAGGAAGCCAGTAGTGGTCCCGCAACAGGAAAACCTACAGGATCTGGTGATTCGTTACCCGCGACACTCGGTCAGGCTGTAACTGCTTCACCATCTCAAATTGTATCGAAACTGTATGTCCCTGAGATGTATGGAACAGTTGAAGAAGTGTTTAAAGGAACGGATGATAAGTTAGTTATTAATATTCAGGATGCGCATACTGATTCTAAGGCACAGGAGAGCATTTCAGGAATGCTGGGGAAGTTGCTCTATAACTATGATGTTGACTCTGTGTGGATTGAAGGGGCAAGTGGCGTTGTAGATACCTCTCTCATGAAGTCATTTCCTGCTCCGAAAGTGAAGAAGTCTTTATCTATCAATTATCGTGACAGAGGAATAATAAGCGGGGCGGAGTATTTTTCTATTAATTCTAAAGAAATGGTTCATCTCTTCGGGGCTGAAAGTGCCCGGATTTATGATGAAAATGTTAAAGAATTTAAAAAAGTATGGGCCAATCATACTGCGGTTAGAAATGTGCTTGGTGAGATGAACGCTAAGGTAAGTGTTCTTAAAAATAAAGCATATTCAAAAGCCCTAAAAGAGCTTGACGCAAAAAAGAACGTATTTAAAGAGGGCGATATCTCATTTACTGCATATTGCGACTATCTCAAAAATCAATGCAAGCAAAATGGTATTGATCTTAAGAAATATTCAGAGTTTGGTCGTTTACTATCTCTTATGCAGCTTGAGAAAGAGGTTGATTTTACGAAAGTTGGAACTGAAAGAATTAGTCTTATTGAAGATTTATCAGAAAATCTTAATCGCCAGAAACTAACTGAACTGACACAGTTGTCTTTGCTTTTTAGACTTGGAAATATTTCTCCAGTTGATTTTTATAATAGAATCCATGTTTTGGCGAAGATGTCAAATATTGATCTTAATAATTATCCTTCTTTGAAAAAATATATCAAATATTTGGATGTGTCCAAGAGTATTAGCCGAACGAAGGTTAACACTCAGCGTGAAAAGATCGAAAGTGCACTTTTTGACAGGTTATCTTCTACACCCCTTGTTCGTGCCGTTAATGAATTAGATACTGATTTTACCGTTATGTCTAAGTTCCTGAATTTAAAGCTTTCGCGGAAGGATTACGATTATTATCTGAAGCATAAAGCAAACTGTTCGCCTCAGAATATAAAGCAAAAAATTAACGATCTATTAGTTAAAAATGGTCTCTCAACTACAGCAGTCACTTTTAATCAGGATATATCGCCTTCAGTAGATCATGCGGGGCGTTTTTATGCACTGGCTGTAAAAAGAGATGGTGAACTTGTCCGTCATTTACTTGCAGGTATGAGTGAGACAGGGAAGGAAAGGGCTGTACTTGTTGCCGGAGGGTTTCATACAGAAGGAATTAAAAGACTTTTGAAATCAAAAGGTATATCCTATGCGGTTATTTTACCTAAAGTGGGTAAATCGTTTGATGAAGAAAGATATGTATCGTTGCTTTTACGTACAGAAACGCCGTTTCTTAATTATTATAAAAAGAAAAACCCTCCCGATGCATTACCCGGATCGATTGGAATGATTTCGCTTGGAAGTAGGACTGATGCGGTTTTAGCGCCATCGAGTCCATTTGAAGATAATAAGAAAGGAATTAATTTTAAATATGGGAATCTTACTGATCTTCCTTCTGGAGCGGTAGCTACTGATGAAATGAGTTCTGAAGAAATAGTTCCAGAGTGGACAAAAAAACTTAAGGAACTTATTAAGAAAGCATCACCTATTGAAAAGGGTGTTTTTAGTGGTAATGTTTCAAAAATAGATGGTATTGGTGAAGTCTATATGCCACTCAGATTAAACGATGATGAGATATTTGTTCCTGTTGTTATCGATAGAGTGTCTGTCATCATAAAATTTTATAAAGAAGGCAAAGCACCAGTCATTCCACAAGATTTAATGATTGGAGCTCCGAATGATGTTTTAGGCTACATGGCTCAAGCAATCACACCGGCTGGTTTCGCACAAGTGATATTGACCAGTAATGTACTTGTTGCCCCAGAGGGAACCTATGCAGTCTCTCCATCATATGCAGCAAAGTATATGGCAAGCATGTCATCTGAGATTAAAGATGGCTTGACATCTACGATTGCATCCAATGTTTTGAAGGCAGACAACATTTTCTGTAACTTGCCGTTTCCAGAAGGAAAAGAAACCGGAAAGATTAAAGTCATGGTGATTGACATAGATGAATTTGAAACCATGGTTGGGTTGACATTGCATCTTAAGGAACTGAAAGAAGTGGATAAAGATCAGAAAGTTGTCCTTGTGACAGAAGATCCTGATCCGAAAAAACTTATGGATACACATAAATTATCAAAAGCTGTTCATTATGACGAAATCGTACAGGTCAAGAAAGATGCGGTTGATCAGGCGGGCGTAATTATTGAAAAAATAAAGAGCGCGTTTCCTGAGATTGAAAAACAGGAAAATTATAGAAAACAAGACGTAGTCTTTGTTTCACCGAATACAAAGCGGTATGGAAAAGTAGAGAATAATAAAATCAATGAGACGCCGATAGTGATCCCGGATGTTAAACCTGCTGATGATGAATATGTCTCATCCCGGCAAATATTCTTATGTGCAAAATTAATTCTTGAGAATGATGGAGACATTCAAGCGCTTGTTGCTGCAATACTCAAAGAGCCGAGTGATTATCCGAAGCTAAAGAAGTTTTTTGCTGAGCAGGGCATCCCTGATGAGGATGTCAAAAATGTAATCTACAAACCTCGACCGGTTAAGGTTCCTGCTGATAATAATATCGACGAGGAAATACGTGGATATATTAATGTGCAGAAAGCTGCATAATAGTTTTCTAAGCATGTTTCAAATAAAAAAGGGTGGTATATATCTTATACCACCCTTTTTTATTTACGATGGGGGAGTATTTCACTATAATGTGTAGAGTAAATTTCAATAGACTAATCTACTAGAAAACGTATATATATGAAACCGAAACGTCTAAAAAAATTGATACGTGTTATAACGGCCATTTTCTTTCTTCTTTTTATCACCTACGCATTTATTCTTGCTCCATTTGATATTATCACTAATGCAAAGTTAAAGACGCTTGATGTTTTCTTTCGATTGTCACACGTAGTAAAGCCCTTACCGTCGCAGATTAATGACATAGTAGTTGTTGCTATTGACGATGTGTCTCTTCAACAGGCAAATCGAAAGTGGCCCTGGGACAGAGATGTGTATGCAACCATGGTCAACACCATCAAGAAGGGAGAGCCCAAGGTTATTGGTTTTGATATTATTTTTATCGGCGAAAGCGCTGATCGAAAAAATGATACATTATTCAAAAATGCTCTTAAGGAGACAGGTAATATAGTTTTAGCCTCATACTATTCTGATAATGGGGAGCATATTCTTCCACATGCCCCTTTTCTGGAAGCTGCACGTTCACACGGGCCAATAAATAAACCAAGAGACATGGATTACCGGGTGAGGAATACCCGTCTTTTTATTCGGGATAAAAAAGGCTCAAAGGATGTTATAGAATATTCTTTTGGGGTAAAAATATTGTGCGAATATTATGGATGTGATCAAGAAGACATTTTTTATAATGGAAAGGCAGTATTATTGAGAAAAAAGGGAACTCCAGAGCCTCTTGCATCAATTCCTGTTCGTTCCGATGGGACGGCAAAAATAAATTATCTTGCGGATACAAAGAATTTTACCATTATTCCCGCGTGGAGAATCCTTAACGGAAAATTTAATATTGATGAGGTTAAGGGTAAGATAGTTCTCATCGGTCAGACAAATGAGATTATACATGATGTATATCCCACACCGCTCATGGACATGCCGGGGGTCCTTATGAATGCAAACAGTATTTTAACCGTATTATCAAAAAGATATATCAAAACTGTTCCTCCTATTGTTGATTCTGTGATACTTATTTTATTTTCGATAATAGCCGTTCTCATTGCGTATAAATTTACAGCGATCAAGGGATTTATCTTTATTGTTGTTGAAATAATATCATTTTTGACCGTGAGTGCATTTTTGTTTTATAAAAATTATATCGGTGATTTTTTCAGTGTCTTGTTTTGCATTGTGATTATATATATAGCCGTCATATTTTATAAATACATTCGTTTATTACTTGAGAGTATGGAACTCAAACAGGATGCAATTACCGATGGACTGACAGGTTTATATATAATGAGATATTTTAGTCTGCGTTTGCAGAACGAATTTGAACGTGCAAAAAGGTATGATTCAAAACTATCATTGGTTATGATGGATATCGATCACTTTAAGAAATTTAATGACACCTATGGACATGAGAAGGGAAATATCGTGCTGAAAGGTGTTGCTGAAACAATGAGAGATACATTCAGAAAGTCAGATATTCTTGTGCGATATGGAGGTGAGGAGTTTTGTGCGCTCTTGCCTGGTGTTGGACGGGGTGAGGCGTTTGAAAGTGCTGAGCGTTTTAGGAGACGTTTGTTCAGTATCCCGTTTCATATTGATGGAGACATGGTGCATGTATCTGTGAGTGTTGGGCTTGTTTCGTTTCCGGACACATTTATTGATACGAGCAAAGATTTTATTGAGTTTGCTGATCAGGCGCTCTATAAAGCAAAAAATGCAGGTAGAAACAAAACGATATACTTTAATCCTAAAGTTGATACAAAAAATAAGAAGTGATCTTATTTAAGATTTTGATTTCTTGCTCGGTGCTGCAGGTAGACGATTTGTTGTGCCAAAGAATGATCGAATTGCTTTTAATAAATCTTTCTGCTTATTCCATAATTCTTCATAATTTTTCAAATCTTGTGAATATATAAATATTTCATCAATATAATTAACCAGAGAAGTGGTCTTTGCAAGTAGTGGTTTGAGTTTCTCTCTGTTTTCCGGTAGCTTTGCTATGACTTCATGCAGGTCTTTTGCGCATTCGTAAAACGTTTCACTATGTCGCGCGAGATCATTACCCCCGAGAATACGTGCATAATTTGAGGTTGTTATATTGTTTTTGAATGTTTTTGCGTCTGATACGAGTTGTGCGGATAATGAATCTATACGACTCATTTCTTTTGAGTAAAACTGTTCATTGTTTTTCCACCAAGTGTTGATTCTTTTTTGTGCAGCTATCCTGTTGAAGTTAGTTTCATTTCTCCTGTAAAAGAATGTGTTTCCCGTTATTCTGTTTAATGCCTTAACAACATCGTATCTGTAATTATCATATATATCATTAGGAAAAAGCCAATAGCCTATTCCTTCCGCAAGTGGTCGCGGCTGGTTCAGTGCCTTAATCAAAGCCGGAACGACTGATCTATCGCCAATATTAAAGAGAACTTTGGCGGCCGCTTCCTTAACTTTTTCATTTTTGTCTGTTAAAAGCAGCTGAGTGACTTTTGGTAAACATGTTTTATTGCCGATCTCAGCAAGGAGCTCACATGTTGTTACAC includes:
- a CDS encoding S8/S53 family peptidase yields the protein MSYLRKKCLYVITSIAVGFIILYSPSSDVYAGSTDNEPVKIVIVDNFTNEANFGGYIHGFTVLNNMLRSMGIDYSVPADTQNYISSQKYGDFTVSLPGDLGKKYEIHLVGISNYMRLSHIQNVFEHVANLDPHLVNFSASMTRFSTIENVINKISSGNSLFVTSGGNSGLTGTFPASMPNVVAVGATTSAGYPTYYTNMNHIEGSEYVKGADFFANGVSNAGDGGQGTSYSSPKIVGALALILSKNPGIDLTEAKQLLSFLGNPINSNTYWSKTQEELKREFTGMTRWVQASSEKQLYENYFSQIDTLIGEKVKITLENTVCNTLNIPYEHVMHLIYGNQFSYSIDAAREIVSIGIPGATMDFSGSNYSVGISVYNALRDVASFIHTVGSYYNEVDMFYISQYMNYIKKHAEAIGLLAQKRDAVLAQGDINYGNGNVIVENGSFMLDVRISNTEVARVVLENPTKENIMALEEIMEQALINDDPVALAVLRGGKYPPSEDLAKALRRRTIERLIESGDMVDIDVYMSGSYIGKIQSYVHYTSIDNAIYYITRNNIHYTIDAYGKIRMTEYDEIVREYETGKILETVYVREAEYNISDTLISYKKITTVVDMGAGNLIRTLLVVENGEKVSEVTTYLDKDGNEIASYVGGREEAAAKKVEEEAAAKKATEEAALAKKAAEESVAKKAAEESAAKKAAEEATIKKAEEEAAKKAAEEATAAKKAAEEVVAKKAAEEVAAKKAAEEAVGKKAAEEVAAKKAAEEAAAKKAAEEAAVKKAAEEVAAKKAAEEAAAKKAAEEAAAKKAAEEAAAKKAAEEVAAKKAAEESVAKKAAEEVAAKKAAEEATIKKAEEEAAKKAAEEATAAKKAAEEVAAKKAAEEAVGKKAAEEVAAKKAAEEAAKKAAEESAAKKTAEDLIAKKAAEEAVAKRKAEEAETAAKKTAEEVAEKEEVAKKAAEEAAKKEEVAKKAAEEAAEKEAAAKKTAEESTAKEAAAKKSAEEAAEKEAAKKSAEEVARKKEAEKSAAKKAAEEAAAKKAAEKEASSKKTEEKAAQEETKKSTATIYKQKNIHSITPIEKKAAAALRTLRSINRENTLKRTQQLNSSETAVIARETLLRGLEKLKKLTSQIEDSIEYSVRQMKAIDNAITESKRFILLKQHNRIDNRSYERPFTKSRAYKMWETINGYK
- a CDS encoding diguanylate cyclase, whose translation is MKPKRLKKLIRVITAIFFLLFITYAFILAPFDIITNAKLKTLDVFFRLSHVVKPLPSQINDIVVVAIDDVSLQQANRKWPWDRDVYATMVNTIKKGEPKVIGFDIIFIGESADRKNDTLFKNALKETGNIVLASYYSDNGEHILPHAPFLEAARSHGPINKPRDMDYRVRNTRLFIRDKKGSKDVIEYSFGVKILCEYYGCDQEDIFYNGKAVLLRKKGTPEPLASIPVRSDGTAKINYLADTKNFTIIPAWRILNGKFNIDEVKGKIVLIGQTNEIIHDVYPTPLMDMPGVLMNANSILTVLSKRYIKTVPPIVDSVILILFSIIAVLIAYKFTAIKGFIFIVVEIISFLTVSAFLFYKNYIGDFFSVLFCIVIIYIAVIFYKYIRLLLESMELKQDAITDGLTGLYIMRYFSLRLQNEFERAKRYDSKLSLVMMDIDHFKKFNDTYGHEKGNIVLKGVAETMRDTFRKSDILVRYGGEEFCALLPGVGRGEAFESAERFRRRLFSIPFHIDGDMVHVSVSVGLVSFPDTFIDTSKDFIEFADQALYKAKNAGRNKTIYFNPKVDTKNKK
- a CDS encoding HEAT repeat domain-containing protein; its protein translation is MKKQYTFLCISIFMISGFIPIAHVHAEERITHFGPEMIKTETKSADDTFDKETFAKLIHSLTNEKKDTRIDVLWKLRMQGDTSIVPDLIPLLEDKRPYVRVTTCELLAEIGNKTCLPKVTQLLLTDKNEKVKEAAAKVLFNIGDRSVVPALIKALNQPRPLAEGIGYWLFPNDIYDNYRYDVVKALNRITGNTFFYRRNETNFNRIAAQKRINTWWKNNEQFYSKEMSRIDSLSAQLVSDAKTFKNNITTSNYARILGGNDLARHSETFYECAKDLHEVIAKLPENREKLKPLLAKTTSLVNYIDEIFIYSQDLKNYEELWNKQKDLLKAIRSFFGTTNRLPAAPSKKSKS